The genomic stretch GTCTAGTTCCTCCAAAATGTGCCGCTACCAATTTTGTAGAGCGAAAAGGTGTGGCTCCGGCTCATGCCCATCCTGCATGATACATATTATCCGTCTTTGGGCCTCCCAAAGCATCTAAACCACCTAAATCCTCATTCATTACCCGAATGTGATCGGATATTTCAGTGGGAATTTGATTTTGGGCCAAGAGCTCGCTGATAGTTCCATTTTGCCCTTCAGCACTACTGCCGTTGTCGCCCCATATATAAAATATCAAGGTATTATCCCCTATTCCCATTTCCTCAACCGCCTCTACAATACGACCAACATTATAATCTGCATGCTCGGCAAATCCTGCAAACACTTCCATCAATCTTATTTGAAAGTCTTTCTCGTCTTCTGGAATATCATCCCAGGCTGCCATAGTTTCGGGACGCTCTGTCAAAATGGTGTTCTCCGGAATCCATCCAAATTCTTTTTGTCTCTCAAAAACACGGCTTCTATAAGCGTCCCAGCCATCATCAAACTTCCCCTTGTATTTTTGAGCCCATTTGTTTGCCACATGGTGCGGACCATGCACAGCTCCAGGGGCCCAATACATAAAAAATGGTTTATTAGGCTGTAAGGCCTGATGGTTTTCAATCCATTTTATTGCATCATCCGCCAAATCATCGGTGAGGTGATAACCTTCTTCCACAGTCTTAGGAGGATGCTCAACGTATCCGTTATTTCTTACCAAAGTCGGTTCATATTGCGATGTTTCGCCACCCAAAAAACCATAGAAATATTCGAATCCGTAACCTGTAGGCCATTCATGAAAAGGGCCTGCCTTTGAAGTGTGTGCGGGATTGGTGTTATGCCACTTCCCGAAAGCTGAAGTGCTATAACCATAGTTTCTTAGAATCTCTGCAACAGTAGCCGAAGTCTTGGGGATTACTCCGCTAAACCCATCCCAATCGTTGGCCCATTCGGTAATTTGACCATTGCCAACACGGGTATGGTTTCGTCCTGTTAAAAGTGAGGCTCGTGTAGGTGAACACATGGCGGTAGAATGAAATCTGTTATAGGAAATACCACGACCGGCCAGTTTGGTGAAAGTTGGCGTATGGACTTCCCCCCCATAAGTATCTGGTAATGCAGGCCCCGCATCATCTATTAAAACAATTATTATGTTAGGTGCATCCGAAGGCAAATGGTTTACCTCTTTGCGGTGCTGATGGGTTGATTCCTCCATGGTTTCCATTGCAATACTTGCAGAAGGAGTAGTAGGAAAAGGTAAAGTGTCCTGAGCGGATATCTCGCTTGAAATAAGGAAAGCTGCAATTAATAAAAACCGTGGGTGCTTCATAACTCAATTGATCAGGGTATCTTAAAATTTTTTCTTCTATATAGATTCTTTTATGTTGCTTAAATCATCAATCGTATTAATGAAAAGGAAGTATCATTAGTGTGTTTTTTTCACGAACCAAATTGTTCATTTCTATTTATAAAAATCCGACATTTAACACTTTAGACACCATTCTTCATAAATTATTATGTATATCCGCTTTACTGCCAGTAAAACAATAAAAGCATCATAGGATTCGGAAACCACTAGCGTCAAGGTCACTTCGGTCACCCCTGCCTACCGGCAGGCCGTCTTTGGTCTTCCGTCCAGTAAAGCAAAGAAGATATGGTTACTGGCAACATTGCGGATAATCACATAAATAATTAAAATATTTCTATTAAGCACTAATCATTTTTGACAATTCCCGGAGGCTCCCATGATCCTTCCAAGGCTGAAGTTTCCGGACCATATACCCTTAACATCAAGTAAAAAGGTTCATCCGGTGCAGGTAACCAATTTGATTTTTCATCTTCTTTGGTAGGGGTTTCATGCTGGACGTAAACTCTAAATCCTCCATCCTGATCATATTTCAAGCCTTCGGTGGAGGAATTGATCAGATAGCGGTTGATTTCATTCTCACTCATATATCCCCCTACGCCATCTGCATGTTTATTGTATAGCGTAATTGACCAAAAATATTTGGCTGGAGGGATTTCATCTTTGGTAAATTCAATCTTGTAATGGTGCTTACTCCCATCCAACACTTCATCATCCATATCCACATAGGCCACCGGATAGAAAGCCTCCACCATATCGTTCCCATATATGCCCACCATCACGGCGGCTGCACGGAGTAGCCAATCTCCATTGTAAAACTCACGGGGGCCAAAAGCATTGAGCATATTCCACCCATTCACCCGTTCTGCAATGTTTTCTGCTTTGTTTTTTATTTCCATCTGAGCCTCTTTGATGCCTTCGGTGATAGCCGTCAAAACTTCTGGCTGGTAATTGGCAGAATCAAAAGTAGCACCGGACACCATACCAATTTTTTCAAACCGATTCAGTGCAGAAGTATCCTGCGGATGAAAAGGCTCTATCATAGAAAGGTAAAAATTGGCGTATTTGATAAACCGGGCATCTGCGAATTCTTCGGGATTCAGCGGAATCCAGTTGGGTTCCGGAGCTGACATAGGTTTTTCACCAGTAAACTCACTTAAAGGCCGTAGCTTATATTTATTCTGTACAGCTACGACATTGGGCAGGTCGGCTTTTCCTTTTAACTGG from Algoriphagus sp. NG3 encodes the following:
- a CDS encoding sulfatase-like hydrolase/transferase translates to MKHPRFLLIAAFLISSEISAQDTLPFPTTPSASIAMETMEESTHQHRKEVNHLPSDAPNIIIVLIDDAGPALPDTYGGEVHTPTFTKLAGRGISYNRFHSTAMCSPTRASLLTGRNHTRVGNGQITEWANDWDGFSGVIPKTSATVAEILRNYGYSTSAFGKWHNTNPAHTSKAGPFHEWPTGYGFEYFYGFLGGETSQYEPTLVRNNGYVEHPPKTVEEGYHLTDDLADDAIKWIENHQALQPNKPFFMYWAPGAVHGPHHVANKWAQKYKGKFDDGWDAYRSRVFERQKEFGWIPENTILTERPETMAAWDDIPEDEKDFQIRLMEVFAGFAEHADYNVGRIVEAVEEMGIGDNTLIFYIWGDNGSSAEGQNGTISELLAQNQIPTEISDHIRVMNEDLGGLDALGGPKTDNMYHAGWA
- a CDS encoding DUF1254 domain-containing protein; the encoded protein is MKNLFLLIVVGLNLVLFSCHTNKPIQLSTDPDEAKNIAKEAYIFSYPLLMGYQAQYFTTMAGSPGYRGPLNEITNDTVPADHRRKDVVSMNGDTPYSAFGIDLRAEPLVLSVPEMKDRYYVFQCIDLFTHNFAFIGTRATGTEAGDYLFVGPGFEGEIPEGKFKKVFHSESQFVTIVGRTQLKGKADLPNVVAVQNKYKLRPLSEFTGEKPMSAPEPNWIPLNPEEFADARFIKYANFYLSMIEPFHPQDTSALNRFEKIGMVSGATFDSANYQPEVLTAITEGIKEAQMEIKNKAENIAERVNGWNMLNAFGPREFYNGDWLLRAAAVMVGIYGNDMVEAFYPVAYVDMDDEVLDGSKHHYKIEFTKDEIPPAKYFWSITLYNKHADGVGGYMSENEINRYLINSSTEGLKYDQDGGFRVYVQHETPTKEDEKSNWLPAPDEPFYLMLRVYGPETSALEGSWEPPGIVKND